In Candidatus Nitrosotenuis uzonensis, one DNA window encodes the following:
- a CDS encoding cyclic nucleotide-binding/CBS domain-containing protein translates to MRQIPNPILVKDIMTKSLITVESSATVNEAAKMMESAKVGSVLVMEQNVPVGIMTDRDFAIKIAAHAYPIHTKVKQVMSSPLVHIRPDDEVWVAADLMYSRKIRRLPVLDEDELCGIVTATDFVRMFTVCNREDTRKMYYHALTKIFDDANEHEIASF, encoded by the coding sequence ATGAGACAAATACCAAATCCCATACTTGTCAAAGATATCATGACAAAATCCCTGATCACTGTAGAATCATCGGCTACTGTTAATGAGGCTGCCAAGATGATGGAGTCAGCAAAGGTCGGTTCTGTTTTGGTAATGGAGCAAAATGTTCCGGTGGGAATAATGACAGATCGGGATTTTGCAATAAAGATAGCAGCTCACGCTTATCCGATTCATACCAAGGTAAAGCAGGTCATGTCATCTCCGCTGGTGCACATCAGACCAGACGATGAGGTTTGGGTTGCCGCAGACCTGATGTATTCTAGAAAGATACGAAGATTACCTGTGCTGGATGAGGATGAGTTATGCGGAATTGTGACTGCGACAGATTTTGTAAGAATGTTTACCGTATGCAATAGGGAAGATACGCGCAAGATGTACTATCATGCCTTGACAAAAATATTTGATGACGCAAATGAGCATGAAATAGCAAGTTTTTAA
- a CDS encoding methane monooxygenase/ammonia monooxygenase subunit C, with translation MAQMPALLPKEVEIQRLKKIWLIVIAMGSTAASVEVDNFVDGSLHQTSIRDSAFTPAHWWLYSHFVALPLGWGAVAIYDRKVPILRGPNNSLNTGLKMTIIGYLATMFTIGVNEMWHFWFVEEVFAVPNHWMFNMGVVVAFIGALAYVVRVYARLVELGAETPGENPHVAEMYKMALEGKLYSRSIP, from the coding sequence ATGGCACAAATGCCAGCATTACTCCCAAAAGAAGTTGAGATCCAGAGACTAAAGAAGATCTGGCTCATCGTCATCGCAATGGGATCCACAGCAGCATCAGTGGAAGTAGACAACTTTGTAGACGGCTCTCTACATCAAACCTCTATCAGAGACTCTGCGTTCACTCCAGCACACTGGTGGTTGTACTCACACTTTGTAGCACTACCACTAGGTTGGGGAGCAGTAGCAATCTATGATAGAAAAGTGCCCATATTAAGAGGCCCGAACAACTCGCTGAATACTGGCCTGAAGATGACCATAATAGGTTATCTTGCAACCATGTTCACGATCGGAGTCAACGAGATGTGGCACTTTTGGTTCGTAGAAGAAGTATTTGCAGTTCCAAACCACTGGATGTTCAACATGGGTGTCGTCGTAGCCTTCATTGGAGCTCTAGCATATGTCGTTAGAGTATACGCACGACTGGTCGAACTAGGGGCAGAAACACCAGGTGAGAACCCACATGTTGCTGAAATGTACAAGATGGCCCTAGAAGGCAAACTGTACAGCAGATCCATCCCATAA
- a CDS encoding phosphoribosyltransferase — translation MIHDRLHAGRLLAEKLASIIKGKDCIVLAIPRGGVIVGDAIARELGLPLDVIISKKITPPDYPEYAIGAITYDDIIHFGDDWNRYSSDPKFRQEIIKKKNEVMRQIMTYRGNTEYNFDNKTVILTDDGIATGSTVCAILKWLEQKNVTDIILATPVIPYITHEIIKQFGITIIAIEIPQEFTSVGQFYRKFDQIPDQIVVNILSKYRKSI, via the coding sequence ATGATTCATGACAGGCTTCATGCAGGCCGGCTCTTGGCAGAAAAACTTGCCTCTATAATAAAAGGCAAAGACTGCATAGTTCTGGCAATTCCAAGAGGGGGTGTAATTGTCGGTGATGCTATAGCAAGGGAGCTTGGCTTACCACTTGATGTGATAATCTCAAAAAAAATCACACCACCAGATTACCCAGAATACGCAATTGGAGCTATAACGTATGATGATATCATACATTTTGGGGATGATTGGAATCGATATTCATCAGATCCTAAATTTAGGCAAGAAATTATTAAAAAGAAAAACGAAGTCATGCGACAGATTATGACGTATCGTGGAAATACTGAATACAATTTTGACAACAAAACCGTGATTCTAACAGACGATGGTATTGCTACTGGTTCCACAGTATGTGCCATTCTAAAATGGCTAGAACAAAAGAACGTTACCGACATAATTCTGGCAACTCCGGTGATCCCGTATATCACGCATGAGATAATAAAACAATTTGGAATCACCATAATTGCCATTGAGATTCCACAAGAATTCACATCGGTCGGGCAATTCTACAGAAAATTTGATCAAATACCCGATCAAATAGTAGTCAACATACTCTCAAAGTACCGCAAATCTATCTAA
- a CDS encoding universal stress protein: MTKIKNIVVALDGSKSSSNALDYAIYLARQNQTTLFGIYVIPMFSINYKKPSSALAKMFVDNGKKVLMEAKIRCAKNGVLFKEKMANGNEGFMVISYAKKRKASIIVMGSRGRSNVRELFLGSVSHYVVHKSPIPVLVVK; the protein is encoded by the coding sequence TTGACAAAAATAAAGAATATCGTAGTTGCACTTGATGGCTCTAAATCCTCGTCAAACGCTCTTGATTATGCCATATACCTTGCAAGACAGAACCAAACTACCTTGTTTGGAATCTATGTTATACCTATGTTTTCGATAAACTACAAAAAACCCTCATCTGCGCTCGCAAAAATGTTCGTTGACAACGGGAAAAAAGTACTCATGGAAGCAAAAATAAGATGTGCCAAAAACGGGGTCCTGTTCAAAGAAAAAATGGCCAATGGAAACGAGGGATTCATGGTAATCTCCTACGCAAAAAAGAGAAAAGCCAGTATCATAGTGATGGGTTCAAGGGGCAGAAGTAATGTCAGAGAATTGTTTTTGGGTAGCGTGTCACACTATGTAGTGCACAAATCTCCAATCCCAGTATTGGTGGTAAAGTGA
- a CDS encoding CBS domain-containing protein produces the protein MLLKNPGLRSSLIKKAITVTPHVGVLDAIEIMQKFRISRLVVIDKSYKPVGIITEKDILRSIFPIGAKPLGSITVQDCMSKNLITAKKQDSVYKCARMMKENNISSLVILEDDKSLEGIVTKTDLVFNFLVQETEHLKISKIMTTDVVTVSPQDSLYLVESILINNKISRVPVIRNEKLVGIITFRDFIPVRIPNRLGTFTDPNELMDVWYSRTPNKYNVNQLNYVLTFRAEDIMTKNPVTIEPSDDISIAALLMYRYDISGLPVVRQSKLVGIITKSDIVFSLAAEA, from the coding sequence ATGCTACTGAAAAATCCCGGATTGCGCAGCTCGTTGATAAAAAAAGCCATAACCGTAACACCACATGTAGGCGTTCTTGACGCAATAGAGATCATGCAAAAGTTCCGTATAAGCCGGCTTGTGGTAATAGACAAAAGCTACAAGCCTGTGGGCATAATAACAGAAAAGGATATCCTGCGTTCAATATTTCCGATAGGAGCAAAGCCTCTTGGGTCCATAACCGTGCAGGATTGCATGTCAAAAAACCTAATCACTGCAAAAAAACAGGATTCTGTTTACAAATGTGCCAGAATGATGAAAGAAAACAATATCAGCTCGCTTGTGATACTTGAAGACGACAAATCTCTGGAGGGCATAGTCACAAAAACGGATCTTGTATTCAATTTTCTAGTTCAGGAAACAGAACATCTGAAAATTTCAAAAATCATGACCACAGACGTTGTGACAGTGTCACCGCAAGATTCGCTATATCTGGTTGAAAGCATTCTAATAAACAACAAAATATCGCGGGTTCCTGTAATAAGAAACGAAAAGCTTGTTGGGATAATCACATTCAGAGATTTTATTCCTGTGAGAATACCTAACAGGCTTGGCACATTTACAGATCCTAATGAGCTAATGGATGTATGGTATAGTAGAACTCCGAACAAGTATAACGTAAACCAACTAAACTATGTTCTTACGTTCAGAGCAGAGGATATAATGACAAAAAATCCAGTTACAATAGAACCATCGGACGATATCTCGATTGCAGCACTACTAATGTATAGATATGACATAAGCGGGCTTCCAGTGGTAAGACAATCAAAGCTTGTTGGCATAATAACAAAATCGGATATAGTGTTCTCACTTGCCGCTGAAGCGTAA
- the thsB gene encoding thermosome subunit beta: MSSIQATSEGIPVIVLKEGSKQSRGRDAQKNNINAAKIIAEIIASSLGPRGMDKMLVDAIGDITITNDGATILKEIDVQHPAAKMMVEVAKATDSEVGDGTTSAVVIAGALLEKAESLIDNDIHPVIIAEGYKKASRMAISLLSEIAKKIEPSDTATLEKIARTSMLTKLVAIEAADLAKIVVDAVLAVMEQKDGINRVSIANIKIEKKSGGSISDSQLIGGIVLDKEVVNDNMPKRVKNAKIALISAPLEIEKTEFDAKININSPNQIKSFMEEENQILKEMVDKIKNTGATVVLCQKGIDDIVQHYLAKAGILAVRRIKESDMIKLSKATGGRVVGNVNDLTERDLGIAQNVEEKQIEEDNWTYVEGCKNPKAVTFLIRGGSQRVVDEVDRAIHDAIMVVKDVIERPYFVPGGGAPEEYIATKLRGWAQSLSGREQLAVEKFAEALESIPLALARNAGMNPIDAITQLRSRHSAGEKYFGVDVVNGRIGDIEKINVLEPIKVKEQVIKSATETANMILRIDNVVAVSRTSAPTAGQEPMPTSY, encoded by the coding sequence ATGTCATCAATTCAAGCCACATCAGAAGGTATTCCAGTAATAGTTCTAAAGGAAGGCTCAAAGCAATCAAGGGGCAGAGATGCCCAAAAGAACAACATTAACGCAGCAAAGATCATTGCTGAAATTATCGCGTCTAGTCTTGGCCCACGTGGAATGGACAAGATGCTAGTCGATGCCATAGGCGATATAACAATTACAAATGATGGTGCTACAATTCTAAAAGAAATTGATGTTCAACACCCTGCGGCAAAAATGATGGTAGAGGTAGCAAAGGCAACTGACAGCGAGGTTGGAGATGGTACCACGTCTGCCGTGGTAATAGCCGGTGCACTTTTGGAAAAAGCTGAAAGTCTGATAGACAATGATATTCATCCTGTCATAATAGCTGAAGGCTACAAAAAAGCTTCAAGAATGGCAATATCACTTTTATCAGAGATAGCAAAAAAAATCGAGCCTTCAGATACTGCAACGCTGGAAAAGATTGCACGTACTTCGATGCTTACAAAGCTTGTTGCAATAGAAGCAGCAGATCTTGCAAAGATAGTAGTTGATGCTGTATTAGCAGTAATGGAACAAAAGGATGGGATCAACAGAGTGTCAATTGCAAACATCAAGATTGAGAAAAAATCCGGCGGCTCAATTTCAGATAGTCAGTTGATAGGCGGCATAGTGCTAGACAAGGAAGTAGTTAACGACAACATGCCAAAAAGAGTGAAGAATGCAAAAATTGCTTTGATTTCAGCTCCGCTTGAAATAGAAAAAACGGAATTTGATGCCAAAATAAACATCAACTCTCCTAATCAGATAAAATCCTTCATGGAAGAGGAAAATCAGATCTTGAAAGAAATGGTAGACAAAATAAAGAATACAGGAGCAACAGTCGTATTATGTCAGAAAGGAATTGACGATATAGTACAACATTATCTGGCAAAAGCAGGAATTTTGGCAGTTAGACGCATAAAGGAAAGCGATATGATCAAGCTTTCAAAGGCAACAGGAGGTCGGGTCGTTGGCAATGTAAATGATCTTACAGAAAGAGATTTGGGAATAGCACAAAATGTGGAAGAAAAACAAATTGAAGAAGATAATTGGACGTATGTTGAGGGATGTAAGAACCCAAAGGCTGTCACGTTTCTGATTCGTGGCGGTTCGCAAAGGGTAGTTGATGAAGTTGATCGAGCGATCCATGATGCAATTATGGTAGTAAAGGATGTAATTGAAAGACCATATTTTGTCCCAGGAGGAGGTGCTCCAGAGGAATACATTGCAACAAAGCTCAGAGGATGGGCACAATCTCTTTCTGGGCGCGAACAGCTTGCAGTAGAAAAGTTTGCCGAAGCTTTAGAGTCAATTCCACTTGCACTTGCACGCAATGCTGGTATGAATCCAATTGACGCCATAACCCAGCTTAGATCAAGGCATAGCGCAGGTGAGAAATATTTTGGTGTTGATGTGGTAAACGGTAGAATAGGGGACATTGAAAAGATAAACGTTCTTGAACCGATCAAAGTAAAAGAACAGGTCATAAAATCAGCAACTGAGACTGCAAACATGATATTAAGAATAGATAATGTGGTGGCAGTATCAAGGACATCAGCACCTACGGCAGGTCAGGAACCCATGCCCACATCATATTAA
- a CDS encoding universal stress protein, which translates to MIQTRIKKILVPMDGSATSFKALAQAIEIARTCQATILGINAISFLPAEFMPSVVPYKIYQKKEAGKFMEKAKLKAAKKGILFKYMIVYGNPVDQVINTAKSKKFDLIVIGARGKGRIAEVFLGSVSNAILHKSQIPVMIVK; encoded by the coding sequence TTGATACAAACCAGAATTAAAAAAATTCTTGTGCCGATGGACGGCTCTGCAACCTCCTTCAAGGCACTTGCACAGGCAATAGAAATTGCACGTACGTGTCAGGCTACAATTCTAGGAATAAATGCGATATCGTTTCTGCCTGCAGAGTTTATGCCATCCGTCGTTCCATACAAGATTTACCAAAAAAAAGAGGCTGGCAAGTTTATGGAAAAGGCAAAACTGAAAGCAGCAAAAAAAGGCATACTATTCAAGTACATGATAGTTTATGGGAATCCAGTAGATCAAGTAATTAACACGGCCAAATCCAAAAAGTTTGATCTTATAGTTATTGGCGCAAGAGGTAAGGGAAGGATAGCAGAGGTATTCCTTGGAAGCGTTTCAAACGCAATACTACACAAATCCCAGATTCCAGTCATGATAGTAAAATAA
- a CDS encoding malate dehydrogenase has product MISIIGSGRVGSTIAFLCGSSGLDNILLVNRDGKKAYGIALDISNAIPQTSPISITGTSDYTKITGSDVIIIAVSASMHVVSRTELLHEHASLIREISSKIKQHAPDSKILVVTNPVDVLTYVMQKHEDLPPKNVLGIASSLDSSRFRYILARELKTNQSEISGALVMGEHDDSMVPIFSNARFGSKKVGDLLTGENMDRIKSDVRNYWKSLRDSHWYSVFGIAKNTFAVAEAIIKNHDLETSASVLLEGQYGVTDVCIGVPLIVNKDGIKQIRTVNLEKAEAEALYISSNRVKENIRKVLP; this is encoded by the coding sequence ATGATTTCTATTATAGGTAGCGGGCGAGTTGGCTCCACAATTGCATTTTTGTGCGGATCTTCTGGGCTTGATAACATTCTACTCGTGAATCGAGATGGGAAAAAAGCGTATGGTATTGCACTTGATATTTCAAACGCAATTCCTCAAACATCGCCAATTTCAATCACAGGAACCTCTGATTACACCAAAATTACGGGCTCCGATGTGATAATCATTGCAGTAAGTGCTAGCATGCATGTGGTAAGCAGAACCGAACTACTGCATGAACACGCCTCATTGATAAGAGAAATCTCCTCTAAGATAAAGCAGCATGCCCCCGATTCCAAAATTCTAGTTGTAACAAATCCTGTGGACGTGCTCACTTATGTAATGCAAAAACATGAAGATCTTCCACCAAAAAATGTGTTAGGAATAGCATCAAGTCTTGACTCTAGCAGATTCAGATACATTCTTGCAAGAGAATTAAAAACAAATCAATCGGAAATCTCTGGAGCACTTGTGATGGGCGAACATGATGACTCGATGGTGCCAATTTTTTCAAACGCCAGATTTGGAAGCAAAAAAGTAGGTGATTTGTTGACAGGAGAAAATATGGATAGGATCAAATCGGATGTTCGAAATTATTGGAAATCTCTCCGTGATTCTCATTGGTATTCTGTATTTGGGATAGCGAAAAACACATTTGCTGTTGCAGAGGCAATAATAAAAAACCATGATTTAGAAACTTCTGCATCGGTATTGCTTGAAGGGCAATATGGGGTGACCGATGTCTGTATCGGCGTACCATTAATCGTAAATAAAGATGGAATAAAACAAATTCGTACTGTAAATCTGGAAAAGGCCGAAGCTGAAGCACTTTACATATCCTCCAACAGAGTGAAAGAAAACATTCGTAAGGTATTGCCTTAG
- a CDS encoding universal stress protein, which produces MNYQRILVPYDGSKFSKSALNEAVKIARNGGGTIYLCTVITAGNVVPPGALMGLLRSASKGELRQRLLKSARAEAKKMLSAQIKHCEKEGVAAQYDIVANEDIALDILGIAKKRKADLIVIGSQGLHGISKIKSLGSVSRKVSEFASCPVLIVR; this is translated from the coding sequence ATGAACTACCAAAGAATTCTAGTTCCCTATGATGGCTCCAAATTCTCAAAAAGCGCACTAAATGAAGCCGTCAAGATTGCCAGAAATGGAGGTGGAACGATCTATTTGTGTACTGTTATAACTGCTGGAAACGTGGTACCCCCTGGAGCCCTAATGGGGCTTTTACGTAGTGCATCAAAGGGCGAATTAAGACAGAGGCTGCTAAAATCCGCAAGGGCCGAGGCAAAAAAGATGCTCTCTGCACAGATAAAACATTGCGAAAAGGAAGGAGTTGCTGCGCAGTACGATATAGTGGCAAATGAGGATATCGCTCTTGACATACTAGGAATTGCAAAAAAGAGAAAAGCTGACCTGATTGTGATTGGAAGTCAGGGACTTCATGGCATAAGTAAAATAAAGTCCTTAGGTAGTGTTAGCAGAAAAGTTTCAGAGTTTGCAAGCTGCCCAGTACTCATAGTTAGATAG
- a CDS encoding ArsR family transcriptional regulator produces MDENETDVVLEILSDRYCRKVLNTIIDGPKSAFQISSESDILLSTVYRKLKTLQHYKLLSTKCQLREDGKKLFLYQSKIRSISARLDKDLLNVAIEPNLSLSH; encoded by the coding sequence TTGGACGAGAACGAAACGGACGTTGTTCTCGAAATTCTATCTGACAGATACTGCAGAAAGGTCCTGAACACTATTATCGATGGGCCAAAATCCGCATTTCAAATAAGCTCAGAATCAGACATACTTTTGAGTACAGTATATAGAAAACTAAAGACGCTGCAGCATTATAAATTGCTCAGCACAAAATGTCAGTTAAGGGAGGATGGAAAAAAACTATTCTTATATCAAAGTAAAATCCGTTCCATCTCCGCACGACTAGATAAAGACTTGCTTAATGTGGCAATAGAGCCAAACCTTTCATTATCACATTGA
- a CDS encoding ATP cone domain-containing protein encodes MKEIIITKANGENVRFDPGKVESTCMKAGASRKVAKKIANQVISKLYGGMPTKEIYRIVLKLLSENAGIAVKQRYRLKESIMRLGPAGFSFENFVGKVLENYGYKVTATRAGVPGKCIGHEVDLILESIQDGKRWLVECKYHNLAGQYTGLKESLYTHARFLDLSETFDREMLACNTKVSDQVTIYANCINQKILSWRYPPQNGLEKLVESKKLYPVTILGISRHELDLLSQQNLMIAKDLLDVDISDFVKKTGISAKRILALQKLVNRIIV; translated from the coding sequence TTGAAAGAAATCATCATCACCAAAGCAAATGGGGAAAATGTAAGATTCGATCCAGGCAAGGTAGAATCAACATGTATGAAGGCAGGCGCAAGTAGAAAAGTTGCAAAAAAGATCGCAAATCAGGTGATTTCCAAGCTGTATGGAGGCATGCCTACAAAAGAGATCTACAGAATTGTGTTAAAGTTATTATCAGAGAATGCAGGCATTGCTGTAAAACAGCGATATCGTCTCAAAGAATCAATCATGAGATTAGGTCCAGCAGGATTTTCCTTTGAGAATTTTGTTGGTAAGGTTCTTGAAAACTATGGATACAAAGTCACTGCAACACGAGCAGGGGTTCCTGGCAAATGCATAGGCCATGAGGTGGACCTGATTTTAGAATCCATACAAGACGGCAAGAGATGGCTTGTAGAATGCAAGTATCATAATTTGGCAGGACAATACACCGGACTCAAAGAGTCATTATACACGCATGCACGATTTCTTGATCTGTCTGAGACCTTTGATCGCGAAATGCTTGCATGTAATACCAAAGTTTCAGATCAAGTAACAATCTATGCAAACTGTATAAATCAGAAGATCTTGTCCTGGCGTTATCCGCCACAAAATGGGCTGGAAAAGCTTGTGGAGAGTAAGAAGTTGTATCCTGTTACAATACTTGGAATAAGCAGGCATGAGTTGGACTTGCTATCACAGCAGAATCTGATGATTGCAAAAGACCTGCTTGATGTAGACATTAGTGATTTTGTGAAAAAGACTGGGATTTCAGCAAAAAGGATACTAGCGCTTCAGAAATTAGTAAACCGAATCATTGTTTGA
- a CDS encoding VIT1/CCC1 transporter family protein produces the protein MKWHFEDFIYGSFDGSVTTFAIVAGAVGASLSPVIVLILGFANLAADGFSMAVGNYQATKARIEFIQKERKREEWEIDNMADTERQEIRDIYAKKGFANELLDEIVKVITARKKVWIDTMMKEELGLIEDGRRPLDTAISTIVGFVSIGMIPLIPFVFLYVTEIHLSVQNSFLYSTVFTGGAFFLIGLIKGKIVKKSLIRSGTMTLLIGAIAATAAYIVGTLLGNLIK, from the coding sequence ATGAAGTGGCACTTTGAGGATTTCATTTACGGTTCATTTGATGGCTCGGTCACGACATTTGCAATTGTAGCGGGTGCTGTAGGTGCGTCGCTTTCGCCAGTTATAGTCCTGATTCTGGGTTTTGCCAATCTTGCAGCAGATGGTTTCTCAATGGCTGTAGGAAACTATCAGGCAACAAAAGCGCGTATCGAATTCATTCAAAAGGAAAGAAAACGTGAGGAATGGGAGATCGACAACATGGCAGACACAGAAAGACAGGAAATTCGCGATATATATGCAAAAAAGGGATTTGCCAACGAACTTCTAGATGAAATAGTCAAGGTAATAACCGCAAGAAAAAAAGTTTGGATCGATACCATGATGAAAGAAGAGCTGGGGCTAATCGAAGATGGAAGAAGACCACTTGATACTGCAATAAGCACTATTGTCGGCTTTGTATCTATTGGCATGATTCCGCTAATACCATTCGTCTTTCTTTATGTGACAGAAATCCATCTATCTGTACAGAACAGCTTTCTTTACTCGACCGTTTTTACAGGCGGAGCTTTCTTTCTCATAGGATTAATTAAGGGAAAAATTGTCAAAAAATCTCTTATCAGATCAGGTACCATGACACTACTGATAGGAGCAATTGCCGCAACAGCAGCATACATTGTGGGTACCTTGCTTGGAAACCTGATAAAATAA
- a CDS encoding APC family permease, translating into MARLQRHLGLFQTTMYGIGLILGAGIYALIGDAAGEAGNTVWISFSLAAIASVFTGLSYAELSSMYPKAAAEYSFVKNAFGSNFPAFIVGWLTLFVAIVSASAIALGFGGYFSNLFGPPVLFCAISVIIALSFVNFIGIRESSSMNIIFTLIEAAGLGMIIWIGMTLFVDVSIDYFDAPQGISGIFSAFTLAFFAYIGFENIANIAEEIRNPKKVLPRAIILAISITAIIYILVSVSAIRVLSWQELDASIAPLADVAKRALGPQAHIAIAAIALFATTNTVLIMLVSGSRILYGISNDKSLPSIFSRIHSKRNTPWAAVLVIGFLSVLFTLVGDLSTVANISVFGIIMVFILVNFSLIWLRFKQPNAERQFKVPLSVKKLPILPVLGIITPVFGAVQFEPYIIMMGMVVVVLGMLFYFAYSKLTKERNRF; encoded by the coding sequence ATGGCACGGCTACAAAGACATCTAGGATTATTTCAAACCACCATGTATGGAATAGGACTGATACTTGGAGCAGGAATTTATGCGCTCATAGGCGATGCGGCGGGCGAGGCTGGGAACACGGTATGGATATCATTTTCTCTAGCAGCTATTGCATCTGTTTTTACCGGACTGAGCTATGCTGAGCTTTCATCAATGTATCCAAAGGCTGCTGCAGAATACTCGTTTGTGAAAAACGCATTTGGAAGCAATTTTCCAGCATTCATTGTTGGATGGTTGACACTTTTTGTTGCAATAGTCTCTGCCTCTGCAATCGCACTAGGATTTGGAGGATATTTTTCCAACTTGTTCGGTCCCCCAGTACTTTTTTGTGCGATCTCCGTGATAATCGCACTCTCGTTTGTTAATTTCATCGGAATTAGGGAATCATCATCAATGAACATAATTTTCACACTGATAGAAGCAGCTGGGCTTGGGATGATAATCTGGATAGGAATGACTCTTTTTGTGGATGTATCAATCGACTATTTTGATGCTCCGCAGGGCATATCTGGGATATTTTCTGCCTTCACTTTGGCGTTTTTTGCATACATAGGATTTGAGAACATTGCAAACATTGCAGAAGAAATACGGAATCCAAAGAAGGTATTACCACGTGCAATCATACTTGCAATATCAATAACTGCAATAATCTACATACTTGTATCAGTTTCCGCTATCCGAGTTCTGAGCTGGCAGGAGCTTGACGCATCAATTGCGCCTCTTGCTGATGTTGCAAAAAGAGCGCTTGGGCCGCAGGCCCATATCGCAATAGCTGCAATAGCTCTTTTTGCCACCACAAATACTGTTCTTATCATGCTGGTATCAGGCTCAAGAATACTTTATGGCATATCAAATGACAAGTCACTTCCGTCTATTTTCAGCAGGATTCACAGCAAAAGAAATACACCGTGGGCTGCCGTGCTGGTCATCGGATTTCTCTCAGTTCTGTTCACCCTAGTAGGAGATCTTTCCACGGTTGCAAATATCTCTGTTTTTGGCATAATTATGGTATTCATACTGGTAAATTTCTCCCTGATCTGGCTCAGATTCAAGCAGCCAAATGCAGAAAGGCAATTCAAGGTTCCCCTGTCGGTGAAAAAACTTCCAATCCTGCCAGTTCTTGGCATAATTACTCCTGTATTTGGCGCAGTTCAGTTTGAACCGTACATAATAATGATGGGAATGGTGGTAGTTGTGTTAGGTATGTTGTTTTATTTTGCATACAGTAAACTGACAAAAGAAAGGAACCGATTTTAA